In one Odocoileus virginianus isolate 20LAN1187 ecotype Illinois unplaced genomic scaffold, Ovbor_1.2 Unplaced_Contig_16, whole genome shotgun sequence genomic region, the following are encoded:
- the LOC139034003 gene encoding large ribosomal subunit protein uL30 has translation MEGAEEKKKKVPAVPETLKKKRKNFAELKIKRLRKKFAQKMLRKARRKLIYEKAKHYHKEYRQMYRTEIRMARMARKAGNFYVPAEPKLAFVIRIRGINGVSPKVRKVLQLLRLRQIFNGTFVKLNKASINMLRIVEPYIAWGYPNLKSVNELIYKRGYGKINKKRIALTDNALIARSLGKYGIICMEDLIHEIYTVGKRFKEANNFLWPFKLSSPRGGMKKKTTHFVEGGDAGNREDQINRLIRRMN, from the coding sequence ATGGAGggtgcagaagagaagaaaaagaaggttccTGCTGTGCCAGAAACCCTTAAGAAAAAGCGAAAGAATTTCGCAGAGCTTAAGATCAAGCGCCTGAGAAAGAAGTTTGCCCAAAAGATGCTTCgaaaggcaaggaggaagctTATTTATGAAAAAGCTAAGCATTACCACAAGGAATACAGGCAGATGTACAGAACTGAAATTCGAATGGCTAGGATGGCACGAAAAGCTGGCAACTTCTATGTACCCGCGGAACCCAAATTGGCATTTGTCATCAGGATCAGAGGTATCAACGGTGTGAGCCCAAAGGTTCGAAAGGTGCTGCAGCTCCTTCGCCTCCGGCAGATCTTCAATGGCACCTTTGTGAAGCTCAACAAGGCATCAATTAACATGCTGAGAATTGTGGAGCCATACATTGCATGGGGGTACCCAAATCTGAAGTCTGTAAATGAATTGATCTACAAGCGTGGTTAtggcaaaatcaacaaaaagcGAATTGCCCTGACAGACAACGCATTGATTGCTCGATCTCTTGGGAAATACGGAATCATCTGCATGGAGGATCTGATTCATGAGATCTATACTGTTGGAAAAcgtttcaaagaagcaaacaacttcctgtggccctttaaattgtcttctccacgaggtggaatgaagaaaaagaccacccattttgtagaaggtggagatgctggcaacagggaagaccagatcaacaggcttattagaaggatgaactaa